The following proteins come from a genomic window of bacterium:
- a CDS encoding phosphopantetheine-binding protein produces MRLEDKLKELIVSELQIKNIQPEELDDNTPIFGEGLGLDSLDAVELAAILKKNYHLEIKNRNVAREVFVSVKTIADYIREHQEKSN; encoded by the coding sequence ATGAGACTAGAAGACAAACTGAAAGAATTGATAGTGTCAGAACTTCAGATTAAAAATATCCAACCGGAAGAATTGGATGACAACACGCCTATTTTTGGCGAGGGCCTGGGGCTCGATTCTCTTGATGCCGTCGAATTAGCTGCAATCCTGAAAAAAAATTATCACCTGGAAATCAAGAACAGGAACGTAGCCAGGGAAGTCTTTGTTTCAGTAAAAACAATAGCTGACTATATCAGAGAGCATCAGGAAAAGAGCAATTAG